A genomic segment from Chloroflexota bacterium encodes:
- a CDS encoding ECF transporter S component has protein sequence MQKNSRRQQAGPHWGGPLPARLATLVALALLLLALPGSAGAQEAFPHHAGLVIDFGDGAVYSACVDLGPDGEATGEEVLQASGFDLLIEYSPMGGAVCRIDQQGCDFPGQPCWCECMSSPCVYWAYNHLVDGQWVYSSVGASVFTVQTGGVEGWAWGEGSISVGAAPALISFDDICEAPTATTTPSATQSPTPTATSTSVPTETPTATATQRPTSTWTPEPNNTPLPTTTWTATPTSAWTPLPADTPLSQAVTIDTATPVPTATWTASPTPLPTEPLPPSPTATAVDQLIAAVPAGLAPPGSGDQRRIVNAGNRIERTFLPLLAYSRPIDNPAPAVIPPAPLSAALSPRVPSTQIEGNVSEPAPQAQASGKVVVRQDDLTLVKFSREPARLLRLEPSETQGHALAHAQSSQTRAAVDFSATLLMVAGLALISIVIRWIGRGRPLRPHPTIRTSIPVGKWQGSLSTGAKTSQTISLIIYGLAAAIGVLALISPFLGTAIEATGITAGPTGNGPLLLMLLIGLAFTALLLDIQSQAVTSKTMALLGVLVAINAVLRFVEVGIPGPGGFSPVFFLIIMTGYVFGGRFGFLMGSLTILVSALITGGVGPWLPGQIFAAGWVGLTAPLMRPVVRVVGGQPGSWREVVALAVFGGLWGLLFGLIMNLWFWPFMAGPADQYYQAGLDLSSTIQRYLTFYLTTSLIWDLLRLAGNALLILVFGAATLRALRRFQLRFDFDYQPIPEDEFAGINRPVGGAAPAPLMSWQGREGTL, from the coding sequence GTGCAAAAAAACTCTCGCCGTCAGCAAGCTGGCCCCCATTGGGGCGGGCCTCTGCCGGCGCGCCTGGCGACCCTGGTAGCGCTGGCATTGTTGCTTCTGGCATTGCCAGGCAGCGCAGGGGCCCAGGAGGCGTTTCCCCACCACGCTGGCCTGGTCATCGACTTCGGGGATGGCGCTGTCTATTCTGCCTGCGTCGACCTTGGGCCCGACGGTGAAGCCACCGGTGAGGAGGTGCTCCAGGCGTCCGGTTTCGATCTGCTTATCGAGTACAGCCCGATGGGTGGCGCCGTCTGCAGGATCGACCAACAGGGCTGCGACTTTCCTGGCCAGCCCTGCTGGTGCGAATGTATGAGTTCTCCCTGCGTGTATTGGGCCTACAATCACCTGGTGGATGGGCAGTGGGTCTATTCCAGCGTGGGAGCGAGTGTTTTCACCGTTCAGACCGGTGGAGTGGAAGGCTGGGCATGGGGTGAAGGCTCCATCAGCGTAGGGGCGGCACCGGCCCTCATCTCCTTCGATGACATCTGTGAAGCGCCGACGGCGACTACGACGCCATCGGCGACCCAAAGCCCAACGCCGACGGCTACCAGTACCTCTGTGCCGACCGAGACGCCGACCGCAACTGCTACGCAAAGGCCCACATCTACCTGGACCCCTGAACCAAACAATACGCCGCTGCCAACCACAACCTGGACCGCAACCCCAACATCGGCCTGGACCCCGCTGCCTGCGGACACGCCGTTGAGCCAGGCAGTGACTATCGATACAGCTACTCCCGTTCCTACTGCTACATGGACAGCTTCGCCTACGCCATTGCCAACGGAGCCGCTGCCCCCCTCGCCCACGGCGACCGCCGTTGACCAGCTGATTGCTGCGGTGCCTGCCGGTCTTGCGCCACCAGGGTCCGGCGATCAGAGACGCATAGTCAACGCCGGCAATAGGATAGAGAGAACGTTTTTGCCACTGCTTGCGTATAGCCGTCCGATCGATAATCCTGCGCCGGCAGTCATCCCTCCGGCTCCCCTATCCGCGGCCCTGTCACCTCGCGTCCCCTCCACGCAGATCGAGGGGAATGTTTCTGAGCCGGCACCGCAGGCACAGGCCTCTGGCAAGGTAGTCGTGAGGCAAGACGATCTGACCCTGGTCAAATTCAGTCGTGAGCCGGCGCGTCTGCTCAGGCTGGAACCTTCTGAAACTCAGGGCCATGCCCTGGCTCATGCCCAGTCGAGCCAGACCCGGGCCGCGGTCGATTTTTCTGCCACCCTGTTGATGGTCGCTGGATTAGCGCTCATTTCCATTGTCATTCGTTGGATTGGGAGAGGCAGGCCGCTGCGACCACATCCTACTATCCGAACATCGATCCCTGTGGGGAAGTGGCAAGGGTCACTATCCACGGGCGCCAAAACATCGCAGACAATCAGCCTGATTATCTACGGCCTGGCGGCAGCTATCGGGGTCCTGGCGCTGATCTCTCCCTTTTTAGGAACGGCGATCGAGGCCACTGGCATAACGGCTGGGCCCACCGGCAATGGCCCGCTGTTGTTGATGCTGTTGATCGGGTTGGCTTTCACCGCGCTGCTCCTGGACATCCAGAGCCAGGCCGTTACCAGTAAAACAATGGCCCTGTTGGGTGTGTTGGTGGCGATCAACGCTGTGCTTCGTTTTGTCGAGGTTGGCATACCCGGGCCTGGTGGCTTCAGCCCGGTGTTCTTCCTCATCATCATGACCGGCTATGTTTTTGGTGGTCGCTTTGGTTTTTTGATGGGATCGTTGACCATTCTGGTGTCAGCCCTGATCACTGGCGGTGTGGGCCCCTGGCTGCCGGGACAGATCTTTGCCGCGGGATGGGTAGGTCTGACGGCGCCGCTCATGCGTCCTGTGGTTCGTGTTGTCGGTGGACAACCGGGCAGTTGGCGCGAGGTGGTGGCACTGGCGGTTTTTGGCGGTCTTTGGGGTTTGCTCTTCGGTTTGATCATGAATCTATGGTTCTGGCCCTTTATGGCAGGTCCTGCCGATCAGTACTACCAGGCGGGTCTCGATCTTTCCAGCACGATTCAACGGTACCTCACTTTTTACCTGACAACCTCCCTGATATGGGATCTGCTTCGCCTGGCAGGCAACGCGCTGTTGATTCTGGTCTTTGGTGCAGCAACCCTGCGAGCGCTTCGGCGATTCCAGCTTCGCTTCGATTTCGACTATCAGCCCATTCCCGAGGATGAATTCGCTGGAATAAATCGCCCGGTCGGGGGTGCTGCTCCTGCGCCCTTGATGTCGTGGCAGGGTCGGGAGGGCACCCTGTGA
- a CDS encoding prenyltransferase/squalene oxidase repeat-containing protein yields the protein MKPKTAGARFVRVAMIAATLSITFFLVIMLQSSMAGELTTEDINRADVVVDLGDGHSITQRVSFSTTQISGLEALLRTGLNVTTAEFGFGTAVCAIEGVGCPATDCFCETENFWGYQYWEEGGWQSYMVGAADSNVSDGGVEGWAWGPFGNTPPAITSEILAANAALQWIAPQQETDGSIGHNVGATLDVILAVAAANQDPVTWRSSEGESLVDYVKAEGSVYAGQTAAGAGKMAVGAAAAHQDPAAFGDLDLVDILDGHYDSGTGAFGANNQDQGFALLGLAAAGEMVPEAAVQRLVNDTNPDGGWGWAGGVPSDVDSTSLVIEALIAAGQSATSTVVVNALDYLHDVQMTNTDGGFASSPDQPWAVDSNTNSTAFAVQAILATAGDPLSNAWAISNTHPIGFLLGQQLPDGGFVYVDPPANLFATQQAPPALVGKPFPLLSRAVAQRRALAWMDGQQQADGSFAGFNPGATIDAVFAIVSASQNPLDFVSSQGNTPLDYLAIEGPAYAAQGANAAGKLTLGVVAAGLDPGNFSGINLVDVLWGYFAPATGQFGAGTTWDQAFAMLGLVAAGETLPDEAAQYLLDIRSAGGGWGFTANSDTPEVDSTSVSLQALAATGVNRQNEGVADGLAFLYSQQNPDGGFPGFGGETSPGSTGLALQAIAACGESPVDLSWTRIVTDGTSSRLTLRTPYDSLLVMQSPEGGFPGYTGSNDPFSTYQALPGLAFKALPLSPPGRVFFPVVGVVMANR from the coding sequence ATGAAACCCAAGACGGCTGGCGCACGTTTTGTCAGAGTGGCAATGATTGCCGCCACTTTGAGTATTACGTTCTTTCTCGTCATCATGCTGCAGAGCAGCATGGCTGGTGAGCTAACTACCGAGGATATCAATCGGGCTGACGTCGTGGTCGATCTGGGTGATGGTCATAGTATCACCCAGCGTGTTTCTTTTTCGACCACCCAGATTTCCGGTCTCGAGGCGCTGCTGCGCACTGGTCTCAATGTCACCACCGCTGAATTTGGCTTCGGTACGGCTGTCTGCGCCATCGAAGGGGTCGGGTGTCCTGCCACCGATTGTTTCTGCGAAACAGAAAATTTCTGGGGGTACCAATACTGGGAGGAGGGCGGTTGGCAATCATACATGGTCGGCGCCGCTGATTCCAACGTGAGCGATGGCGGCGTAGAAGGTTGGGCGTGGGGACCCTTTGGCAATACACCACCTGCCATCACCTCCGAGATCCTGGCTGCCAATGCGGCGCTGCAATGGATCGCACCCCAACAGGAGACCGATGGCAGCATTGGCCACAACGTGGGCGCGACGCTGGATGTGATCCTGGCTGTAGCCGCAGCCAACCAGGATCCGGTGACCTGGCGATCGTCTGAAGGTGAATCGCTTGTCGACTACGTCAAAGCGGAGGGAAGCGTCTATGCCGGTCAAACAGCCGCAGGTGCCGGCAAGATGGCCGTGGGAGCAGCCGCAGCCCATCAAGACCCTGCCGCCTTCGGCGATCTGGATCTGGTCGACATACTTGACGGCCACTACGATTCCGGCACAGGCGCTTTCGGTGCGAACAACCAGGATCAGGGCTTTGCTCTCCTGGGGTTGGCGGCTGCTGGTGAGATGGTGCCCGAAGCAGCGGTCCAGCGGCTTGTCAATGACACCAACCCCGACGGCGGCTGGGGCTGGGCCGGCGGCGTTCCCAGTGATGTCGACAGCACGTCACTGGTCATCGAGGCGTTGATTGCCGCCGGGCAATCGGCAACGTCGACAGTCGTCGTGAATGCACTGGACTACCTTCATGATGTTCAGATGACCAACACGGACGGTGGGTTTGCCTCTTCCCCCGACCAACCCTGGGCGGTTGACAGCAACACCAACTCGACAGCCTTTGCCGTGCAGGCCATTTTGGCAACGGCGGGGGATCCATTGAGCAACGCCTGGGCGATCAGCAATACCCATCCCATTGGCTTTTTGTTGGGGCAGCAGCTGCCTGACGGCGGCTTCGTGTATGTGGACCCACCGGCTAATCTCTTTGCCACGCAACAGGCTCCCCCGGCGCTGGTTGGCAAGCCATTTCCCCTGTTGAGCCGGGCCGTTGCACAGCGCAGGGCCCTGGCCTGGATGGATGGCCAACAGCAGGCAGATGGCAGCTTTGCGGGCTTCAATCCCGGGGCCACCATTGATGCGGTTTTTGCGATCGTGTCCGCCTCACAGAATCCCCTCGACTTTGTCAGCAGCCAGGGCAATACACCGCTGGACTATCTGGCGATAGAGGGGCCTGCTTACGCGGCTCAGGGCGCCAACGCTGCTGGAAAACTGACACTGGGTGTCGTTGCTGCCGGCCTTGATCCTGGCAATTTCTCAGGTATCAACCTTGTGGATGTGCTCTGGGGCTACTTTGCACCCGCTACCGGCCAGTTCGGCGCTGGCACGACGTGGGATCAGGCCTTTGCCATGCTTGGCCTGGTTGCTGCAGGAGAGACGCTTCCCGACGAGGCAGCCCAATACCTGCTGGACATCCGATCAGCCGGCGGCGGCTGGGGCTTTACCGCCAATTCTGACACGCCTGAGGTTGACAGCACGTCAGTATCCCTGCAGGCATTGGCGGCGACGGGCGTCAATCGACAGAATGAAGGTGTCGCGGATGGCCTGGCTTTCCTGTATTCCCAGCAAAATCCAGATGGAGGCTTTCCCGGCTTTGGCGGTGAGACCAGTCCAGGCTCCACCGGACTGGCTCTTCAGGCGATAGCGGCCTGCGGTGAGTCCCCGGTTGATCTGAGCTGGACCAGGATTGTCACCGACGGCACATCGAGCCGGTTGACTCTGCGCACACCGTATGACAGCCTGCTGGTCATGCAGAGTCCCGAGGGTGGCTTTCCCGGCTATACTGGCTCCAACGATCCCTTCTCTACCTATCAGGCCCTTCCTGGGCTGGCCTTCAAGGCACTGCCTCTTAGCCCTCCGGGCAGGGTATTCTTCCCGGTTGTCGGGGTAGTAATGGCCAACCGGTAG
- a CDS encoding energy-coupling factor transporter transmembrane component T, producing the protein MIHPGAWLAWLVAAIVALSVTRNPAYLFFILGAIAITVAVLRPHSKAPPLPMSLWRFGLIIVVFSALFNAFTSHFGATVLFSLPESWPLIGGEITLEGLVFGVLNGLVLAGFLAAFTVLNLALPVHSLVRMIPRAFYPVAVVISIAVAFVPNTLAQFQAVREAQTMRGHRVRGLRDWLPLFMPVLIGGLERAMQLSEAMTARGFGGTGLDSRSDQNRRGLLPVRLSLLTGLFCVLAGLALRLFGVSMSGTLLLLAGSALLILALWMQGRGVRRTVYRPARWVLHDWFVLVGAALVAVVYLFPLPGLDRSSLHYSPYPLLSWPDLNSWIVLATAGLLVPASILARASFRRDPLRPDGASA; encoded by the coding sequence GTGATCCATCCGGGGGCATGGTTGGCATGGCTGGTGGCTGCCATCGTGGCCCTGTCAGTTACCCGCAATCCCGCTTACCTGTTTTTCATTTTGGGTGCTATCGCAATCACCGTGGCTGTGCTTCGCCCCCACTCCAAGGCGCCACCCCTTCCCATGTCCCTTTGGCGGTTTGGCCTGATCATCGTAGTGTTTTCTGCCCTGTTCAATGCCTTCACCTCTCATTTTGGAGCGACAGTGCTGTTCAGCCTTCCGGAATCCTGGCCTCTCATCGGCGGAGAAATCACCCTTGAGGGGCTGGTCTTTGGTGTCCTGAACGGCCTGGTGCTGGCAGGCTTTCTCGCTGCCTTCACCGTTCTCAACCTGGCACTTCCGGTTCACTCACTGGTCCGGATGATCCCGAGGGCCTTTTACCCGGTTGCAGTGGTCATTTCTATCGCCGTGGCCTTTGTGCCCAACACCCTGGCCCAGTTCCAGGCCGTGCGTGAGGCCCAGACCATGCGGGGACACCGGGTTCGGGGTCTGCGGGACTGGTTACCCCTCTTCATGCCGGTGCTGATTGGGGGCCTGGAACGGGCTATGCAACTGTCAGAGGCCATGACAGCCCGCGGCTTTGGCGGTACGGGGTTGGATTCCAGGAGCGATCAAAACAGACGTGGTCTGCTTCCGGTCCGTCTTTCGCTTTTGACCGGTCTTTTTTGCGTGTTAGCTGGTCTTGCCCTGCGCTTGTTTGGCGTATCGATGTCCGGTACCCTGCTCCTGTTGGCTGGCAGTGCACTTCTGATTCTCGCTCTGTGGATGCAAGGGCGCGGTGTCCGGCGCACCGTGTATCGCCCTGCCAGATGGGTTCTCCATGACTGGTTCGTTCTCGTGGGTGCTGCCCTCGTCGCGGTTGTTTACCTGTTCCCCCTGCCCGGTCTCGATCGTTCTTCCCTGCATTACTCTCCCTATCCTCTCCTCAGTTGGCCCGATCTAAACTCGTGGATAGTTCTGGCGACGGCGGGATTGTTGGTGCCGGCCAGCATCCTGGCACGGGCCAGTTTTCGGCGCGATCCGCTGCGTCCCGACGGGGCCAGTGCCTGA